A part of Desulfovibrio inopinatus DSM 10711 genomic DNA contains:
- a CDS encoding ATP-binding protein yields the protein MIGRFKKLSLQVKIFVATLAVVLFISLTIAMLARWILVSSLTRELEMRGVAIAQSIAERGSGFILDDDKPALISLVFDATLLGERKILISYIFVVNDQGQILAHTFIRPFPKGLLHINPLPPDKETAIKLIEVAGEEAYDIAVPVKEGIYTLGTVHVGLNKSHIDNLVGKLRITFLGFISAIVVIIFVIALKISNSITRPLSQLTKISDEISRGNLDIPLSIGDGPAPESRQCPAYLNTDLPCWHFDQDIAETRDVLAIEPRTCKECDFYRKREGDEVAQLADSFNNMVWSIKLYRKRLRESEGKYRSLFNSNPDPVFVMDKETSMILDANPRAEEVYGYTRNQLVGMSAAQLEPVDGRSVLNQFLNCPLDSECVFFDKLRHVKHDGTAFFVNIHACRIAYKNRDAVIFSATDVTDMVEKDAQLIQAGKMKTLGEMSAGIAHELNQPLNAIKMGSDFLGLLIDRSMEMRPEQLKTVTAEISKQVDRATLIINHLREFGRKSELRTERVDINVPIRGVFTIIGQQLSLQNIRVQLDLAENLPPVRAHANRLEQIFFNLVSNARDAINHNQESNQKPREIAIRSIEENNKVVVTVSDTGCGIPPQDLDKVFEPFFTTKQTGQGMGLGLAISYGIVKDYGGNIEVGSEPGEGTTFKLSFSPDISA from the coding sequence ATGATCGGTCGCTTCAAAAAACTCAGCCTACAAGTAAAAATTTTCGTCGCCACGCTGGCTGTTGTGCTTTTTATCAGTCTCACAATCGCCATGTTGGCGCGTTGGATTCTTGTTTCAAGCCTCACACGAGAACTTGAAATGCGTGGCGTTGCCATTGCTCAAAGCATTGCCGAACGCGGAAGCGGCTTCATCCTCGACGATGACAAGCCGGCGTTAATTAGCCTTGTATTCGACGCCACATTGCTCGGCGAAAGAAAAATCCTGATTTCCTACATCTTCGTCGTCAACGACCAAGGGCAAATCCTGGCGCATACATTTATTCGCCCTTTTCCCAAAGGGCTTCTCCACATCAATCCGTTGCCTCCAGATAAAGAAACCGCCATAAAACTCATCGAAGTCGCCGGAGAAGAGGCATACGATATCGCCGTTCCAGTCAAGGAGGGTATCTATACCCTGGGAACAGTGCATGTTGGACTCAATAAATCCCATATTGACAATCTCGTCGGTAAACTTCGTATCACGTTCCTTGGCTTTATCTCGGCCATTGTAGTCATTATCTTCGTCATCGCACTGAAGATTTCCAATTCCATCACTCGTCCTCTCTCTCAACTCACTAAAATCAGTGACGAAATCAGTCGAGGCAATCTCGACATCCCGCTGTCCATTGGAGATGGTCCGGCTCCGGAATCGCGACAATGCCCTGCCTATCTTAACACAGACCTCCCATGTTGGCATTTTGATCAAGATATTGCCGAAACCCGTGACGTACTGGCAATCGAACCAAGGACATGCAAAGAATGCGATTTCTATCGAAAACGTGAGGGTGATGAAGTCGCTCAACTTGCCGACTCATTCAATAATATGGTGTGGAGTATCAAACTCTACCGCAAGCGTCTGCGCGAATCCGAAGGGAAATATCGCTCCCTCTTCAACTCCAATCCCGATCCCGTGTTTGTCATGGACAAGGAAACGTCGATGATCCTCGACGCCAACCCACGCGCAGAAGAAGTCTATGGCTATACACGAAATCAGCTCGTCGGTATGTCGGCAGCGCAGCTTGAACCCGTAGACGGCCGGAGCGTCTTGAACCAGTTCCTCAACTGTCCTCTCGACTCGGAATGTGTGTTTTTCGACAAACTGCGTCATGTCAAACACGACGGCACTGCATTTTTCGTCAACATCCATGCCTGCCGCATAGCCTACAAAAACCGCGACGCGGTTATCTTCTCGGCCACTGATGTCACGGACATGGTTGAAAAAGATGCGCAGCTCATCCAAGCAGGAAAGATGAAAACCCTGGGAGAAATGTCGGCCGGCATCGCCCATGAACTCAATCAGCCGTTAAATGCCATAAAAATGGGAAGTGATTTTCTCGGACTCCTCATTGATCGTTCCATGGAAATGAGACCGGAACAGCTCAAAACCGTTACCGCGGAAATCTCCAAACAAGTCGATCGGGCAACACTCATTATCAACCACCTGCGAGAGTTCGGCCGAAAATCGGAGTTACGCACCGAGCGAGTTGATATCAATGTTCCCATTCGAGGCGTTTTCACGATTATCGGTCAACAACTCAGCCTGCAAAACATCCGCGTACAACTCGACCTGGCCGAGAACCTTCCTCCTGTCCGCGCCCATGCCAACCGCCTGGAACAAATTTTTTTCAATCTCGTGAGCAATGCCCGCGACGCCATCAATCACAACCAAGAATCCAATCAAAAGCCACGAGAAATCGCCATTCGATCCATTGAAGAGAACAATAAGGTCGTTGTCACGGTGTCGGACACAGGCTGCGGCATTCCCCCACAGGATCTGGACAAAGTCTTTGAACCGTTTTTCACCACGAAACAAACCGGTCAGGGCATGGGACTCGGCTTGGCGATTTCCTATGGCATTGTCAAAGACTATGGTGGCAACATCGAAGTCGGTAGCGAACCAGGAGAAGGCACAACCTTCAAGCTCAGTTTCTCTCCCGATATCAGTGCCTGA
- a CDS encoding ABC transporter substrate-binding protein, giving the protein MRTLYSYLLLIILAVTFTSCEQQQTQERQHHAVPGVSATEILVGSSLPLSGHASYLGRQTLRGAMAYIKHVNEDGGVFGRTIHVIAEDDGYDPPRCLANTQKLIIDDNVFALFCYVGTPTTVKIIPLVDEAQIPLVGSFTGANALREPYNRYIINIRASYYQETAAAVEHLVEDLDFTDIAVFYQYDAYGFDGLKGTELALKEYDLAPVARGTYVRGTQDVEDGMQKIIDSDAQAVVMIGTYAPCAKFIRLATEQRPDLVFYVVSFVGADEIARILSPQNQSVVIMSQVVPPPDLPESRTLLWGAVEYSDLLKRYFPTDQPNTVGLEGFINAKVLVEGLRRCGPDLTRERFINAVDSIKNYSLGIANTLSFGPNQHQGLERVYFTRLYDGKFVLITDWSKIKSLVRQKERPATKTGQ; this is encoded by the coding sequence ATGCGCACGTTGTATTCGTACCTTCTTTTGATCATCCTTGCCGTAACATTCACAAGCTGTGAGCAGCAACAGACTCAAGAAAGGCAGCATCATGCCGTTCCCGGAGTCAGTGCAACGGAAATTCTCGTCGGGTCATCACTACCGCTTTCCGGACACGCCAGCTATCTCGGTCGCCAAACATTGCGCGGCGCCATGGCCTATATCAAGCATGTCAATGAAGACGGCGGCGTTTTCGGACGTACAATTCATGTCATTGCGGAAGACGATGGATATGACCCGCCACGTTGTCTGGCCAACACCCAAAAGCTCATCATTGATGACAACGTATTTGCTTTGTTTTGTTATGTGGGAACCCCGACGACCGTAAAAATCATTCCTTTGGTGGACGAAGCACAAATTCCTCTTGTTGGTTCGTTTACAGGAGCAAATGCCCTGCGTGAGCCGTATAACCGTTATATCATCAATATTCGTGCATCATATTATCAGGAAACCGCCGCTGCGGTGGAACATCTTGTTGAAGATCTTGATTTTACTGATATTGCCGTGTTCTATCAGTACGATGCATATGGATTCGACGGTTTGAAAGGCACGGAACTCGCACTGAAGGAATATGATCTTGCCCCTGTCGCGCGCGGAACTTATGTCCGCGGCACACAAGATGTGGAAGACGGCATGCAGAAAATCATCGACTCGGATGCCCAAGCCGTCGTCATGATTGGAACCTATGCACCGTGCGCCAAATTTATTCGTTTAGCGACAGAGCAACGCCCCGACTTGGTGTTTTATGTCGTCTCCTTCGTCGGAGCCGATGAGATCGCCCGTATTCTGAGTCCACAGAATCAAAGTGTGGTCATCATGTCGCAAGTTGTGCCACCTCCGGATCTTCCGGAAAGCCGGACACTCTTATGGGGAGCTGTTGAATACTCGGATTTACTCAAGCGCTACTTCCCTACGGACCAACCCAACACCGTTGGGCTTGAAGGCTTTATCAATGCCAAGGTTCTTGTCGAAGGGCTGCGCCGTTGCGGCCCGGACCTGACACGCGAACGATTCATCAATGCTGTGGATTCGATCAAAAACTATTCCCTCGGTATCGCCAACACGTTGTCTTTCGGACCGAATCAACATCAGGGATTGGAGCGCGTCTATTTCACCCGCTTATACGACGGGAAATTTGTCCTCATCACGGATTGGTCCAAAATCAAATCCCTCGTTCGTCAAAAAGAACGTCCCGCGACAAAAACCGGTCAGTAG
- a CDS encoding YibE/F family protein, translated as MRDGILTLVFLALTVGLYFVPTGYEQRIDERAVRCRGEVIAVDNSDMNRHGIVISGDQGVTVRILDGPYIGQEFRANNPLMAKMDIDKLFKVGDVALVVLTIDADGKILYVNPQDHYRIDLELILLGLFAGLLLLFGGMTGAKALLSFVFSGMLLWKVLVPGLLQGYDPLYLSISVVSVLTAAIIFLVGGISRKGFVAFAGAMLGVLTSCVLAIYFTGKFRLNGATLPFSETLLYSGYAHLDIARIYVSAVFLAASGAVMDLAMDVAASLDEVVRENSDITLFPAMAAGLRVGRAVVGTMTTTLLLAYSGGYITLVMAFMAQGVPLVNLVNMKFVAAEVLKTLVGSFGLVMVAPFTAMVGAVVFTRWPKTPANACYQVIQPESPNQDTSAL; from the coding sequence ATGCGCGATGGAATTTTGACCTTGGTGTTTTTGGCACTCACCGTGGGATTGTATTTTGTTCCGACGGGCTATGAACAACGCATCGATGAACGAGCCGTCCGGTGTCGTGGTGAAGTTATCGCTGTCGATAACAGTGATATGAATCGCCACGGTATTGTCATCAGTGGTGACCAGGGCGTGACGGTGCGTATTCTCGACGGTCCGTATATCGGCCAGGAATTTCGGGCGAATAACCCGCTTATGGCCAAAATGGACATTGATAAGCTTTTCAAGGTCGGTGACGTTGCATTGGTGGTGTTGACCATCGATGCCGATGGGAAGATTTTGTATGTGAACCCACAGGATCATTACCGTATTGATCTGGAATTGATTCTTCTCGGCCTTTTTGCAGGGTTACTCTTGTTGTTCGGTGGCATGACGGGTGCCAAGGCTCTCTTATCCTTTGTGTTTTCCGGAATGTTGTTGTGGAAGGTTCTCGTTCCCGGTTTACTGCAGGGCTATGACCCTCTCTATTTATCCATATCTGTTGTGTCGGTCTTGACGGCCGCCATTATCTTTCTTGTGGGAGGCATATCGCGCAAGGGGTTTGTCGCTTTTGCCGGTGCGATGCTCGGCGTTCTGACAAGCTGTGTACTTGCAATCTATTTTACCGGAAAATTTCGGCTCAACGGTGCTACGCTCCCATTTTCCGAAACGCTATTGTACTCTGGATATGCTCATCTCGATATCGCACGAATTTATGTCTCGGCGGTTTTTTTAGCGGCTTCCGGTGCGGTGATGGATTTAGCCATGGATGTGGCCGCCAGTCTTGACGAGGTTGTGCGTGAAAATTCGGATATCACATTGTTTCCGGCCATGGCTGCCGGACTGCGTGTTGGTCGTGCCGTTGTCGGTACTATGACCACGACATTGCTGCTCGCCTATTCCGGCGGGTATATTACGTTGGTTATGGCATTTATGGCGCAAGGTGTGCCGCTGGTCAACTTGGTCAATATGAAATTCGTCGCAGCGGAAGTTTTGAAGACGTTGGTTGGGAGTTTCGGTCTTGTCATGGTGGCGCCGTTTACCGCGATGGTGGGGGCTGTGGTGTTTACCCGGTGGCCAAAGACGCCAGCAAACGCATGTTATCAGGTGATTCAACCAGAGTCTCCGAACCAGGACACATCGGCTCTTTGA
- a CDS encoding bifunctional nucleoside/nucleotide kinase/histidine phosphatase family protein, with amino-acid sequence MDKKLYIVMVGLPARGKTTVAAKIKENLEKENIRVRIFNNGDVRRRMLQENTSHAGFYNPSNIEGHSVREKIAMINIEEARHYLSSRGQIAILDATNASAKRRQTLREHLTDHPIIFVECINEDRELLQASIIRKTKMAEFAHLTFDEAYRSFEERISYYESIYSPLSHKDNSITIDTLNNRIIRENVGVVIPYYPRIRDLLVSDWVKNLFLVRHGQTHYNLDMRLGGNSELTETGHAQARALADHFKGTPIPYIFTSTKIRTKQMGTPISADQSGHCTVISLPEFDEIDAGVCEHMTYQEILEQMPEAYAARSRDKYNFIYEKGEGYVTLKDRVYRGIKKALYLSGNSDNIMVIGHQAVNRMILSHFLFRRTEDVPYIYIPQDKYFHITSTQTRKVFELKSFLADRCFSCPL; translated from the coding sequence ATGGATAAAAAACTTTATATTGTCATGGTCGGTCTGCCAGCGCGCGGCAAGACCACGGTGGCGGCCAAAATCAAGGAAAATCTGGAGAAAGAAAACATCCGGGTCCGCATCTTCAATAACGGAGATGTGCGTCGTCGCATGTTACAGGAAAATACTTCTCACGCTGGTTTCTATAACCCTTCCAATATCGAAGGGCACTCTGTGCGAGAGAAGATTGCCATGATTAATATCGAGGAGGCCCGCCATTATCTGAGCAGTCGCGGTCAAATTGCCATTCTCGATGCCACCAACGCTAGTGCCAAACGTCGTCAGACGTTGCGAGAGCATCTGACGGATCATCCCATTATTTTTGTCGAGTGTATCAATGAAGACCGGGAATTGCTGCAAGCCAGTATTATCCGTAAAACTAAGATGGCTGAATTCGCTCACCTGACATTCGATGAAGCCTACCGTAGCTTTGAAGAGCGCATTTCATATTATGAGAGTATCTACAGTCCGTTGTCGCACAAGGACAATTCCATCACGATCGATACACTCAACAATCGCATCATTCGTGAGAACGTCGGCGTGGTGATACCGTATTATCCACGCATTCGTGATTTGCTCGTCTCGGACTGGGTGAAAAATCTTTTTCTCGTTCGCCATGGGCAAACGCATTACAATCTTGATATGCGTCTTGGAGGAAACTCTGAGCTGACCGAAACCGGTCACGCGCAGGCCCGGGCATTGGCAGATCACTTTAAAGGGACACCTATCCCGTATATCTTTACGAGTACCAAGATTCGAACCAAACAGATGGGAACGCCGATCAGTGCCGATCAAAGCGGACATTGTACAGTCATCAGTCTTCCCGAATTCGACGAGATTGATGCTGGGGTTTGTGAGCATATGACGTATCAGGAAATCCTAGAGCAAATGCCGGAGGCCTATGCCGCACGGAGCAGAGACAAATATAATTTTATTTACGAGAAGGGGGAAGGCTATGTCACGCTAAAAGACCGGGTCTATCGGGGGATTAAGAAGGCTTTGTATCTTTCCGGAAATTCCGACAATATCATGGTGATTGGGCATCAGGCCGTCAATCGTATGATTTTATCGCATTTCCTTTTCCGGAGAACGGAAGACGTTCCGTATATTTATATTCCTCAAGATAAATACTTCCATATTACGTCTACACAAACTCGCAAGGTGTTTGAACTGAAGAGCTTTCTTGCGGACCGTTGCTTCAGTTGTCCGCTTTAA